From a region of the Candidatus Woesearchaeota archaeon genome:
- a CDS encoding DUF835 domain-containing protein: protein MRRQDLRKFDIHLMISILGTFCAASFFFILFWSFNFFIIKIKDLTFYLWVSYGVFFLIALIVYLTTKRPTIIWTKSVEGSLSTKCKYNLELGQSYILKDKHKSMHRSIYKDAIENGRNGLYITRTNPNLIKRKLKLKNTLLLWLTEIETSNAINPMDIEELSYIIKKFLQKTKNAIISLEGVEYLINILPYKTILHFFQDLRDEVASTNSNLILRLNPEVLKINELKLIEKEFMEWKPNAV, encoded by the coding sequence ATGAGAAGGCAAGATTTAAGAAAATTTGATATACATTTAATGATTTCAATACTTGGAACGTTCTGCGCCGCGTCTTTTTTTTTTATCTTGTTTTGGTCATTTAATTTTTTTATAATTAAAATAAAAGATTTAACTTTTTATCTTTGGGTGTCATACGGCGTCTTTTTTTTAATTGCTTTAATTGTGTATCTTACCACTAAACGACCTACAATCATATGGACCAAATCTGTTGAAGGTTCATTATCAACAAAATGCAAATATAACCTTGAATTAGGACAATCTTATATTTTAAAAGATAAACATAAATCAATGCATAGATCTATTTATAAAGATGCCATTGAAAATGGTAGAAATGGGTTGTATATTACAAGAACTAATCCAAATCTCATAAAGAGAAAACTTAAACTCAAAAATACCTTGCTTCTGTGGTTAACCGAAATTGAAACAAGCAACGCAATAAATCCTATGGATATTGAAGAATTGTCTTATATAATAAAAAAATTTTTACAAAAAACTAAAAATGCAATAATTTCTCTTGAGGGAGTTGAATATTTGATTAATATATTGCCCTATAAAACAATATTGCACTTTTTTCAAGATCTTAGGGATGAAGTTGCATCGACTAATTCAAATCTAATTTTAAGACTTAATCCTGAAGTATTGAAAATTAATGAGCTTAAACTTATAGAAAAAGAATTTATGGAGTGGAAACCAAATGCCGTCTAA
- a CDS encoding DUF835 domain-containing protein, translating into MIMLFCGFSFIALAYIYFFNVETIPSNALFFIFGVLSITSTFAVLYFDKRVRFMEALGEDSGPKVTLPSKLKRGNTYLIKDIERKRALRLFSAAIGLNFKGLAITRQNPQNIIETFKLKTAKVIWLTELKNGKNLSPTDLEEISYVINNFINQEKRSIIIFDGFEYLSDYNSFAKVLHLFQVLKDAVSIKNSILLIYINPRTMEKNNIKLLESEFKVI; encoded by the coding sequence ATGATAATGCTTTTTTGCGGGTTTTCATTTATAGCGCTTGCGTATATTTATTTTTTTAATGTCGAAACAATTCCGAGTAATGCATTATTTTTTATTTTTGGAGTGTTATCTATAACATCTACATTTGCTGTTCTTTATTTTGATAAAAGAGTAAGGTTTATGGAAGCGCTTGGCGAAGATTCCGGCCCAAAGGTTACGCTCCCTTCAAAGCTTAAAAGGGGCAATACCTATTTAATTAAAGACATTGAACGGAAAAGGGCATTAAGATTGTTTAGCGCGGCAATTGGTTTAAATTTTAAGGGTTTGGCAATTACCCGTCAAAATCCTCAAAATATTATTGAAACTTTTAAATTAAAAACTGCTAAAGTAATTTGGTTAACTGAATTAAAAAATGGTAAAAATTTAAGTCCGACTGACCTTGAAGAGATTTCATACGTTATCAATAATTTTATTAATCAGGAGAAACGGAGCATTATTATTTTTGATGGTTTTGAATATTTAAGCGATTATAACTCTTTTGCTAAAGTGTTGCATCTGTTTCAAGTATTGAAAGACGCTGTTTCCATTAAAAACTCAATACTTTTAATCTATATTAATCCCAGAACCATGGAAAAAAATAATATTAAACTTTTGGAGTCGGAGTTTAAAGTGATCTGA